One window of Elaeis guineensis isolate ETL-2024a chromosome 11, EG11, whole genome shotgun sequence genomic DNA carries:
- the LOC105036292 gene encoding (+)-neomenthol dehydrogenase, translating to MEGAISSPTEKRIAVVTGGNKGIGLEICRQLALNGVRIILTARDEKRGQEAVEKLREYGLSDVLFHQLDVTDSPSIASLADFVRTEFGKLDILVNNAGIGGTTVNFETLNASKPSNNLEGKGINGIPDWWKPHMQESLGRAEECLKTNYYGTRDVTEALIPLLESSISGRVVNVSSTLGQLRVISNEKLKQELSNIDDLAEKRLVELLNLFIEDFKEGLLNAYGWPTVYSAYKVSKVLTNAYTRVLAKQYPNLCINCVSPGFVKTDLNWNTGILTTEEGAKGPVMLALQTDAGPSGLFFDQTEVSTF from the exons ATGGAAGGAGCCATTTCCAGCCCGACAGAGAAGAG GATTGCAGTAGTTACGGGAGGAAACAAAGGAATTGGGCTGGAGATTTGTAGGCAGCTGGCTCTTAACGGGGTCAGGATTATACTGACGGCCAGAGATGAGAAGAGGGGTCAGGAGGCAGTGGAGAAGCTCAGAGAGTATGGGCTCTCTGATGTGCTCTTTCATCAGTTGGATGTGACCGACTCTCCTAGCATAGCGTCCTTAGCGGATTTTGTTAGAACTGAATTTGGCAAACTTGACATTCTA GTGAATAATGCAGGCATTGGAGGAACGACAGTAAACTTTGAGACTTTAAATGCCTCAAAACCATCAAATAATTTG GAAGGCAAAGGTATCAATGGTATCCCAGATTGGTGGAAACCTCATATGCAGGAAAGTTTAGGAAGAGCGGAAGAATGCTTGAAGACAAATTATTATGGCACCCGAGATGTTACAGAAGCATTAATTCCCCTTCTCGAGTCATCAATTTCAGGAAGAGTAGTAAATGTTTCTTCCACCCTTGGACAACTCAGG GTTATCTCAAATGAAAAGCTTAAGCAAGAGCTGTCAAATATCGatgacctagcagaaaagagatTGGTCGAGCTGCTGAATTTGTTTATCGAAGATTTCAAGGAGGGTTTGTTGAACGCCTATGGTTGGCCGACCGTTTATTCAGCATATAAAGTATCTAAAGTACTCACCAATGCCTACACGAGGGTTCTTGCAAAGCAGTATCCCAACTTATGCATAAATTGTGTGAGTCCTGGTTTTGTCAAAACAGACCTGAACTGGAATACCGGGATCCTAACTACCGAAGAAGGAGCTAAAGGACCTGTCATGTTAGCATTGCAAACTGATGCTGGTCCTTCGGGCCTTTTCTTTGATCAAACCGAAGTGTCGACCTTTTGA